CCGGTTCGGCTTCGTCCCGGCCTCCCGCCACGCGATCTCCGGCCCGTACGACGTCCGTGACGACTGCTTCCAGGCGCTGCCGCTGGCCGGCTACGACGGCGCGCCGTCCGGGCTGTGCCGCTACCCGGGGCCGTTCGACGGCGTCTGATCCGCGAGCCCGTCCGGCCCGTCCGGCCCGTCCGGCCCGGGCTGCCGCCGGCCCACCGGCACCGTCTCCCGGCAGCTGCGCACGAACGCGGCCACCGCCGGGGTGATCGGCAGTCCGGCGGGCCAGTACAGGCCCACCCGGCTCGGGCTGAGCCCCCGCACCCGGCGGTGGACCACCCCGGGCCGCGGGCTGAGCCGCGCGATCGTCGCCGGCGCGAATCCGATGCCCTGGCCGCAGGCGACGGCGGTCAGCCACTCGTCGGGGTTGTGCGCCACCGCGCCGATCCGCACCGGGCGGCCGTGCCGCTCCTCCGTGCCGAGCCAGTAGTCGCGCCAGAACCCGGACTCCTGCGGGATCGCGACGAAGGCCTCGTCCAGCAGCTCCGTGAGGTCCACCTCGTCCCGGCCGGCCAGCCGGTGCCCGTCGGGCAGCGCCACCCAGCGCTCCTCCACGCCGAGCGGAGCGCAGTCGTAGGTGGCGTCCAGCACGCCGGGCGGCGCGTGCCACAGGGCCAGGTCGATCTCGCCGGCGGCCAGCCCGGAGGTGGGGTCGAACCAGTTGTTCTGCCGCAGCTCGACCCGCCAGCCCGGCATGCGGCGGGCGAACGCCTCGATGGTGGCCAGCCCGACCAGGTTGATCGTCGAACCCTCGAACCCGACCCGGAGCGTTCCGCTGCCCAGCGTGGCGGTCTGGCGGGTCGCCCGGAGCGCCTGCTCCCAGGCGGCGAGCACGGCGGGTACCCGGGCGGCGAGCTCGCGGCCGGCCGGGGTCGGGGACATCCCTGCCCGGGACCGTTCGAACAGGGCCACCCCGAGCGTCTCCTCCAGCCGGCGGATCTGCTTGGTCAGCGTCGGCTGCGACACCAGCAGCCGGGAGGCCGCCGCGGTGAGCTGGCCCTCCTCGTGGACCACGGCGAAATACCGCAGCAGCCTGGTGTCGATGTCCATGCCGACAGGTTATGGAATGCGTGATTGGACCGCGCCGCCGGGGTGCGCCAGAGTTGATCTCTCCGATCACGGGGGACGGGGACCGGCAGTGCAGGGGGCTGCCGGTACCCGCCGTGGCCGCACCGCCCCCCGCCCGGCAACGCGCCCCGCCGCCCCCACCCCGCCGCGCCGCCCGCGCCGCCCGGCCGGACCGCACGCACTGCGGTGACCCGCCGTCAGCCGTAGCGTGGGAGACCGGTCGGGATCGGAGGCGCGGTGGCGGAGAAGAAGAAGGGCGAGCGGCTTGCAAGGAAGCCGTACGAGCAGGAGCTGCTCAGGCTCCAGCTCGAACTCGTCCGCCTGCAGGAGTGGGTGCGCGCCGAGGGTGCCCGGGTCGTGGTGGTCTTCGAGGGCCGCGACGCGGCCGGCAAGGGCGGCGCCATCAAGCGCGTCACCGAGTACCTCAACCCCCGCATCGCCCGGATCGCGGCCCTGCCCGCCCCCACCGAGCGGGAGCGCGGGCAGTGGTACTTCCAGCGCTACGTCGAACACCTGCCCGGCGCGGGCGAGCTCGTCCTGTTCGACCGCAGCTGGTACAACCGGGCCGGCGTCGAGCGGGTGATGGGCTTCTGCACCGACGAGGAGTACTGGCAGTTCCTCCATCAGACGCCGAACTTCGAGCGGATGCTCATCGATGCCGGGATCCTGCTCCGCAAGTACTGGTTCTCGGTCAGCGACACCGAGCAGCAGCGGCGCTTCCGGGACCGCCTGGCGGACCCGATGCGCCGCTGGAAGCTCTCCCCGATGGACGTCGAGTCGATCACCCGCTGGGAGGACTACTCGCGCGCCAAGGACCAGATGTTCGGCCACACCGACACCGCGGAGTCGCCCTGGTACGTGGTGGAGAGCGACGACAAGCGCCGGGCCAGGATCAACATGATCGCCCACCTGCTCTCCACCCTCCCGTACCGCGCGGTCGAGCCGCCGGCGGTCACCCTGCCCCGCCGGCCCGCGTCCCGCGGCTACCGCCGCCCGCCGCGCGACCTGCAGAAGTACGTCCCCGACCACGCGGCGGGCCTGGACGGGTGAGGCCGGCGGCGGCCCCCGTCACGTCGCCGAGCCGGCCGCCGCGCCGGTGGCGAGGTCGGGGCCCCACCGGTCGATCGCGGCCGCCAGGTCGAGCGGGCCGGGACGGGCGCCGGAGTCGCCGGCCGGCCAGTCCGCGCGCGGGACGCGCCACATCAGCTCGAACTCGTTGCCGTCCGGGTCCTTGGCGTAGAACGACTTGGACACCAGGTGGTCGGTCGAGCCGACCAGGGCGCCCAGCTCGACCAGTCGGGCGCCTACCGCCGCCAGCTCGCCGAGCGTGCCGACCTCCCAGGCCAGGTGGTACAGGCCGACCCGGCCCTGCTCCGGCCCGGGGCGTCCGCGCCGATCGCGAACAGGCCGAGGTCGTGGTCGTTGAGCGTTCCGGGCGCCGAGAGGAACGCGGCCCGCCCCGGGATCAGGTGGTCGACCCGGAAGCCGAAGACATCGGTGTAGAACGCGACCGAGCGGTCGACGTCCCGGATCCACAGCACTGCGTGGTTCAGGCGGCGGACGGTCATGGCGGAGCTCCTCGTACCAGGTGGGGAAGGACCAGCGTACGCCCTCACGTTCAAATTCGAACTAACCGGGTCGGGAGGTCCGCGGCCGCACGCTGTCACCCCGCTCGCATACCCTTGCGCCCGTGGACGAACCGGACCTCTTCACCGCCGCAGCCGAGGAACGCCAGGCCAGGGAGCCGGGCCGGGCCCCGCTGGCGGTGCGGATGCGCCCGCGCACCCTGGACGAGGTCGCCGGCCAGCGCCGGCTGCTCAAGGACGGCTCGCCGCTGCGCCGC
The Kitasatospora paranensis genome window above contains:
- a CDS encoding LysR family transcriptional regulator; the protein is MDIDTRLLRYFAVVHEEGQLTAAASRLLVSQPTLTKQIRRLEETLGVALFERSRAGMSPTPAGRELAARVPAVLAAWEQALRATRQTATLGSGTLRVGFEGSTINLVGLATIEAFARRMPGWRVELRQNNWFDPTSGLAAGEIDLALWHAPPGVLDATYDCAPLGVEERWVALPDGHRLAGRDEVDLTELLDEAFVAIPQESGFWRDYWLGTEERHGRPVRIGAVAHNPDEWLTAVACGQGIGFAPATIARLSPRPGVVHRRVRGLSPSRVGLYWPAGLPITPAVAAFVRSCRETVPVGRRQPGPDGPDGPDGLADQTPSNGPG
- the ppk2 gene encoding polyphosphate kinase 2, whose amino-acid sequence is MAEKKKGERLARKPYEQELLRLQLELVRLQEWVRAEGARVVVVFEGRDAAGKGGAIKRVTEYLNPRIARIAALPAPTERERGQWYFQRYVEHLPGAGELVLFDRSWYNRAGVERVMGFCTDEEYWQFLHQTPNFERMLIDAGILLRKYWFSVSDTEQQRRFRDRLADPMRRWKLSPMDVESITRWEDYSRAKDQMFGHTDTAESPWYVVESDDKRRARINMIAHLLSTLPYRAVEPPAVTLPRRPASRGYRRPPRDLQKYVPDHAAGLDG